The Scyliorhinus canicula chromosome 10, sScyCan1.1, whole genome shotgun sequence genomic interval AAAATCCAACTCTAGCATTACAAAGCTAAAAATATTATAATTTGTCAggctatttattttaattttcaccAGAAGATGGACAGAATTTTATAACGTGGTTAATATTCCAGAATCTAATGTAGTAATGCCTGTTCAGTCACTGTAAGCCCAGGGCTCTAATAATACGCCTAGATTTATTTACATTGCAATGATACTGGCATTTGGACTTTGAATCATGGCCTACACAAAAACTAAACCGTAGAAGTTTAAAGCTTCAATTTCCGAATGCAGCATATAAAATCTAATTATTGTTAGATCAGGCTCCTCAAAACTCAAATGGTGTTATACAGCTCTATAGTATTTAGAAAGCATGTTAATGAAAATATCTAGTGGCAAAATTCATTAAATTTGTTTACTCTAATAGTTAATTCTATGTCAATACTCAAAAATCAATTTTCAGTTTCAACACATCATCGGTTACATCACTGCTCTCTAGCTGTTTACAATATCAAAACTCAACCTCAAGACATGCCCtgataacaaacaaaacaatcacacacacagtgttgTAGCCTTACAGAACAGTCTATTTCAACTCATAAAATTAATGTGTACTGTAAATATACCAGTACCTGTTTCAAAATATTGTAATTGGTTCTTTTGCTTCCCAATACAAGTCAAATATAAAATTTAATCTTCCGTTATCTTTCGTTTTCAGATATTGATTAAACTAAACTAAGGTACATTTTTAGCAttctacttcagatttccagctttgGGGGTTTCCTTTTCTTTTAATAGCTATTAGTGTGTAATGCTATCACAATACTATCCCGAGATAAATTAACTGAAAATGTACAATAATAAGATAATGTAATTTCTCACCCATTAAGGTTGctagaaggcagagggaagacatTTCAAGATCAATATGGTCTTGCATATCCTTAACAGAACCTCGACCAGATGCCTCAGGTTCTTCAGTTTTCCAGGAATGAGCTGCAGATGTTGAAGCAGCAGGTACAGGCTCTTTGCTGTCTTTCAAAATCTCCACAGAAACACGATCACCATGTTGCAGGGGCAAAACCTCATTTTCCCATCCCACTTTAGGTGGATGCAGTTCCTTGGGAGGAAAGCCATGCCGTATACATTGCAAATGTGGAGGAAGGTTAAATTCTTTAGCTATGCTTTCTTGAAATTCTGAAAATGTTACAGATGCTTGAAGGGTCAGTGTTgcctgtctcccatcactagtGGTTACTCTAATCTTTTTTTCCTTGGTAGGTGATGCGGAATAAGGGGACTTGATGGGAGTGGCTGGAGCAGATGATGATCCATCTTTAATAATTCCAGGAGATGATGGTTGGCCTGGTACTTTTTGATCTTGGCGTAATTTGTCAGTTTTCCGCTTTTGCACAATAGCTGCATGGTCAATAATATTCTGCTGAATACCTCGTTCCGTTTTACTCATATTCAGTTCTTCCTTATGCAGAGTCTTTGATTTCTGACCCATTAAAATAATTTTGGTAGGTAAATGAGGCTCTGATGCTGGTTCATCTTGCAAGTCACCAACTCTACGACTATGTGCCCCTTCAACAGTGACTGGAGTATATTCATCAGGGTTCTTTTTTGCTGTATGATGTAATATGGTGTTAACAACCTTCTGAATCAAGATTTCACTTCCAAATTCACCAGGAAAATGCTTGGTAACAAGCTTCATTGCAACATCATAAACATTGCTGTTTAGAGCCACTTCACTTTCATATTGAAACCAATAAACAGTTTCTCGAACCACCCTTCCATTCCATTCCAAAGTTATTGGGAATGCTTCGGGTAAGTTATCATATTCCTTTCCTTCCCAGTAATGCTTGTAGCCACAGCCACATTTACCTCCAGCAGATCTGGCATTAGTTCGATCTCCATCTAAGTACACAACAGAACCATCCCCTCTGACGTGGCGCATAGAAGTACCATGACACCAGTTGCAAGATGTTAAGTGACTCAAATTATAATCTGGCACCAGTACATCTTCTTTAGGATCATATGAGCAGACCAAATGGTTAACAGGAAAGCTGTAATTTTTGTCTGGCTTCAGTTGGCCATGAGTACTTGTAGCTAAGTTGTACAGCTTTCCTCCTGGAGCGAGCCACTCTGTAGGCACATGAAGCTCAGAAAGAGCTCCACAAATCAAACATTTTTGCAAACGATTTTCAATTACAGCTTTCTTTGCAGCTTCAGTAACATCTTCAGGCTGTATTCCAATCACCCCTGTCCTTCTGTATATATACTGATGGACATCTGCTACCAGAGAAGGGTGGATATCATGTGTCTTCAAGAAAATTTCTTCCATCGCAGCAACTAGCCTCTGCAAGTACTTGTCCTGCAAACTTCGGTCACCTCCTAATGTACAGCTGTCATCGTCAAACTGTATGTACTTCCTAATAAGCTCCTGTGGAACACCCCAGGCTTTAGGCAACAGTTTTAAAGGAAGCCTGGGTAAAGGACCCCTTTTAATTCCAACCAAAGGTATATAATGGTTGCGCCCTGAACTGCTCCATGCAATGCAAATAGGTTTATTAAGCTGTCCATCCTTTCCCCAACATTTTTCTTCAGGAACTAATCCTGGGAGAAATGTAGCTGAATAATCACCACAACTTCTCATTCCACTCAGAGAATCTAGCAAAATGATTGGACGATGCAATACATTGGCCAAACCAAAAATATGAATATTACGTAGACCTAAAGGTACGCCTTCAGGAGGAACAAACAAAGGATCACACTCATTAATGATATCCTCCCATTCTGCTGCATCAATGAAGTCATGAAATAATGCCTTGTAACGATCCAGGTTTAGCTTAAAGTGTTGTTTGAGATTTTCACGCAGAGCATGCCAGAAAAGTTCTCTGCCCACCAAAGCCCTGGAAACAGCATGAACCAAACAATGACCATCACCATCAACGTGAACAGGGATTAGACATTCTTGattactatttgccttcttgatCTCCTCAAGAGTATCATGGAGGTACAACAGGCTCCCTGAGCGGTCTTTCCCATAGCCCATAGTTCCAATGTGCTCTGCATCAATAAGGAAAGCTCTGTCACCCAACAAGGCACAatcaaacatttccccttggttcATCGCTCTCAAGAGTTTGGCCTTCCCGGTTTGCTTATCCATGCCATACCGGGTCAATATAGGAGACAGCAGCTTACAGTGGTAATTGGACAGTCCCATTACTTTCACCATTTCCGTGCCCTTTTTGGGGGCCGTGACTCCCAGCAAAGCATTCCTCAGCAGGTTGTGCAGCACCACGTCTGGGTCGGTGACTTCCTCTACATTGAGCAGGTTTCTTTGTTCATGGCGCTGGCCGCATTCGGTGCATTCTATACTGACTCCATAGGCTGGGAAAAACAGCCGAGCCTGGCACTTGGGATCCGGACACGTACCCGACAGAATACGTTTGTCTTTTTTCTTAGATCCTTGCAACATTGTCTCATTGATTATTCCGGTTGTAGTAAAATCGGTCTATATATTTCTAGTCGTTAATGCTCACAGTGTCATGGTCAGTTGATAAGGAGAAAGGCTGTTCCTGTCACTAATATTCTTTACTGGGAGATGAAACGCGGAAGTACTCAGTTTCCTCTTTCTCCTTCCACTCACAGTTTCCGTTATTAAACGAAACGAAACAAGTCTCCTTTACTGAAGGCAGGAGACAGCAGCGAGGAGTGAGTGCGGACACGCATGCGCCGAAGGCGCGCTGTATGACGGGTTGTAGTTTTCAGTTGAAAGTATATCCGTCGGTTTGCTGGTGGAATGTGAGGTTTCTGAACTACAATCCCCGGGATGCATTGAAGCGACCAGGAGACTGTCCATTGAGCGGAGGACTCGAACTGCTGGACAACCGAAAGGTGTGCTGGGAGTACAGGTGATGGTTATGTCACGTttgttttttttgcttttttttttgtgttgtaaTTTTGAATGTCAGCGACAGTCGGAATTCTGTGTTTCCTTGATCGTGTGGCTTGATTAACCCAATTAAAATGATTTTACATTATTTTTATTGGCTAGTTCCACGACACGATACCCTGAACTAAGTGTATGTGTACTGTGGCCTTTCAAATGTGCTGTGAAGATCTGAACGAGCTGGCACGGTGCAGATGTCAGTTTAGAAtgagctgtcaggcctgctgcgcGGTTACTAAGGAGAAGCCGATGTCATAGATACCGTCATAGTCAGGATTTGACTACGTTTCACCTCTCACTGCGCGCGCTATTGCGCAAGAATCGCCAATGACGTCACCATCCGTGGGTTGCTGCTGCGATGTGATGACGTCTGCACAATTTTATTCCCGCTACTAAAGGACTGAAGGTGTGATGGTGGGGACTGTCAGTGAGGCTGCTGTCAGAAAACTCATTTCCATACCTTTCTCGGTGGACGTTTCCATAATTGTGACCGCAGCATCATTACTTTAAAACTGTAAACGTGAAAGTTTGAATAAATACTAAAAGCACCCCAAAGGAGTGGGCTCCTTTGTTTAACCCTCCTGAAAAAGTTCCAAAGCCAAAATATGTTTTCCTTTTATATTTCCAAGTAATTTTCTCGTGACTCATTTTACCATGGCAtccttgacaataaacaaaaaacgATATTTGTCAGAAAAAGGCTCTAGGGAGACAGACTTGCCAGTCTAGGAAAAATCTCTTCTGTTGTTTTCCTTGTGTCCGATATCTGTAATTGTCTTTCCTATGGCCAAATGTTACTCTTTCACTACCGTATTGTTCACGGTTGCTTCTCTCCCATTTGTCTCACACTCCCTGGGTTCAATTTCCGAAAGTAGAAAATACTGAAAAgaatgcaggtctggcagcatctgtagagagaaactGTGTCAACATTTCAAGTCCGTATAACTTCTGTGTTTTTAAGAGGGGTTATATGGgctcaaaatatatatatatttttatattttattagagtatttgcaagtttttataataataccaATTACAGCGACATAAACacggtacaataaacattttcacccccatcacaatcttcacacaccctaaCCATTTTTATTTTCTCCGAGGAAGTCGacgagcggctgccacctccgggtgaacccaaccattgaccctcttaaggcgaactttattttctcgagactgagaaacccagccatgtcactaacccaggcctcTACACTTggagggcttcgagtccctccacattaataagatccgtctccgggctaccagggaggcaaaggccaagatgtcggcctctttcgccccctgaactcctggctctaccgacactccaaagatcgccacctgcGGACTCGGcccacccgtgttttgagtactgTGGACaatgccttagcgaaaccctgccaaaacattctaagcttcgggcatgctcaAAATATGTGGACaggatttgctgggcttcccgcgcaccttgcacgcctgtcctctaccccaaaaaacttgttcatccgggccaccgtcatgtgtgcccggtggacgaccttgaattgtatcaggctaagcttggcacatgatgaggatgcattaaccctgcttagggcatccgttcACAGACCCAcgtctatctctcctcctagtttGTCTTCCCATTTGCCcgtaagctcctccactggagtttcctccgattccaaacgttcctggtaaatatctgataccttcccctctcccacccagataCTGGAgatactctgtcctgtatccccgtgacagcagcagcgggaaggccggattatttagatttccagaagggctTTGACAATGTGCTGCATTGGAgatttaaataaattaagagctcatggtattcagggtaagatcctggcatggatagaggattggctgactggcagaagtcaaagagtggggataaagaggtctttttcaggatggcagtcggtgactagtcgtgtgcctcaggggtctgtgctgggaccacaactttttacaatatacattaatgatctggaagaatgtactgaaggcactgttgctaagtttgcagatgatacaaagatctgtagagggacaggtagtattgaggaagcagaaggattggacaagctaggagagtgggcaatgaagtggcaaatgaaatacaatgtggaaaagtgttaggttatgcactttggaaggaggaatcgaggcatatactattttctaaatggggaaatgcttcggaaagcagaagcacaaagggtcttgagagtccttgttcaagattctcttaaggttaatgtgctggttcagtcggcagttaagaaggcaaatgcaatgttagcattcatgtcaagagggctagaatacaagaccagggatgtacttctgaggctgtataaggctctggtcagaccccattttgagtattgtgcgcagtttctggccctgtatctaaggaaggatgtgctggccttggaaagggtccagaggaggttcacaagaatgatccctggaatgaaaaacttATCGTATGagaaacgtttgaggactctggatctgcacttgttggagtttagaaggatgagaggggatcttattgaaacgtacaaggtactgcgaggcttggatagtgttgctctgtttcggtcccaacagcgtcgctaATACTGTGGGTTTCTATTTATCGAAGTGAACCACAAGCCtccccttatatcgatcaaatgactacacaaccagttagttagttcaaaagatggtttatttacatatacaagagttatctcaacatgcaaacacaatatctactacgagttaaactacacctatcagctacaataccctatacttaacttcagggcgaccggcactgtgcaaatggataaggccgttatctggatttcacttggctggttcaaagaaagtggctctgtctctgctgggctcatccgtcaggtagcgatcattggtcttgaacttagctagCTGTTtctgctgcaattgggctggcacaggccggatccaaacgAGACAGAACACacggctgtgctctcttttattcctctgggattttgcgctctttggggcggtccttaaccttggacccaatagttcgatagggctctgatcactgtcttcgatttcggccaataaaggggcgggtgcctttgTGGCtgagcgggtccttagcggtcattgaccttggcagttgtgctttctgagtaaggggagtggcgctgatcagtctgtggctgtaccggttgcttgattggagttctattgttctgggaaaatgggccattaaaatacaAACGAGCggtggtttcgatcaggtctggttacctgtgttttagatacacataggctgtgtatctgtctgagtcctgggttggccataattcccatggttctttgcaggtggccatcttagatggctacagtagagtggacgtggagaggatgtttccacttttagtaaaaactagaaccagaggacaccatctcagattaaagggacaatcctttaaaacagaggaggaatttcttcagccagacggtggtgaatctgtggaactctttgccacagaaggctgtggtggccaattcactgagtgtctttaagacagagatagataggttcttgattaataagaggatcaggagttatggggagaaggcaggagaatggggatgagaaaaatatcagccgtgattgaatggcggagcagactcgatgggccaagtggcccaattctgctcctatggtcttatggtctaacctgccttctcaggaagtcttgcacctgcagatacctaacccattccctgctggcaattcaaatttatcctcccaaggctttcaagctgaggaagctcccatctataaatagattccccaccatcctcctaattcctgccttttgccatctccggaacccaccatccagcctacccagtacaaaccgatgattattacaaATCggagtccaaaccgatgctccctccactctcctttTTCtcgtccactgcccccagattctcagactcgccaccaccaccggacttgtggagtatcgggccggcgagaactgAAGAGGTGCCGATCTCAGTGCtaccaaacttgtgtctttacattcgccgcctccatccgctcccacaccgacccctctcctactacccacttcctaatcatggctgtaTTAGCTgtccagtagtaattgcaaaggttcagcagcaccaccctcctgccgactgcactccagcaacacttcCGTCACTCGCGAAATAACCCAAAATAACCCtattcacccacttgaaaaaggcctttgggatgaagatggggcctggtgtcttcagccatgccgggagtgagacccccgtggtattgcccctggaaaagataaagagcctctcgtgaggggtctggttggtcgcggtgtcatggaaaacggagtcctgggccccagcccggaccgtatgcgctccctcttagaactccctgtcccccattgtcccaaggccctcaaacggtgcttgggatttttttcctattacgcttagtgggtccctcaatatgcggacaaagcccgcccactctttttaaggccacactatttcccctgtcagctgaggcgcgccaggccttcaactgcatcaaggaggacatcgccaaagcggcaatgcgggcggtggatgaatctgtcgtggtcctgctggtcatagccgcagatggtaacgttatccaagtatgggaacgtggcctgcagcccatactggtccaccatttggtccattgctcgttggaacaccaaaaccccatttgtgacgccgaagggaacccggaggaaatggaagaggtggccatcagcctcgaacgccgtgtagtggcggtcctccgggcggattgggagctggtgatatgcagacttcagatccaccatggaaaaaatccgatactgggcgatctagttaaccatgtctgcaatcctggggagggggtacgcgtcgaggagcgtaaacctattaatggtctgactatagtctacgaccgtggggaattttcccccggtcttgacgaccaccacctgagctctccaggggctgttgctggcctctatgatcccctcactgaggagccttcggacctccgatcggatgaacaccctatcctgcaagctgtatcgcctgctgagagtggctacgggtttacagtccggggtgaggttggcaaagagaggagggggggagattcacaacgtggctaggctgcagatagtgagtgggggtagtggtccgccgaaactgagggtgagactcttgagattacattgaaaatcgagtcccaataagagtggggtgcagagttcgggcaggatgtAGAGTTGGAAgttagaatagctagcgccttggattgtgagagtcgcggcggtgcgcccttggatctgaacagagtgggagcccgaagcgagggagatagtttgccgcgcagggaaaacggggagcgaacagcttcttaccagatctgggtgtacaaagctctcagtgctcccggagtcgaaaaggcacggcgtgctgtacccgttgatttggaccgtcgccatcgagttgtggaggtgctttgggcgcgattgatccagtgtgactgcgctgagttgcgggtagtcggcggctcgatcagctgtgctggagtggccccgtgatgactgccctctgagttcgtagtcgtcgaggtgagtttcagggtttgaaggggatggatcccaagacggccgcccccatgagtcgcacatggccagccgcatggaggaggattgccaagatggctgcccccatgaatcgcacatggccggccgcatggaggaggattgccaagatggccgcccccatgagtcgcacatgtcgggtgggggcggagtcggcatacaggctgcagcattttggggcctgcgggcctgtgaattcggggaacgagtgctttgagccgtgggagggttagagtctggggctttcttcaccagacacactctggcatagtgtcctttttgcccgcagctgctgcaggtcgcgttgcgggccgggcagtgctgccgcgagtgctgattctggccgcaaaagtggcaggctggggcagcattgtggctgggcggacGCACGGTGCAGGCTTGAGGGATTtgctggttgggggcccatgacggggtcgcggggt includes:
- the vcpip1 gene encoding deubiquitinating protein VCPIP1, coding for MLQGSKKKDKRILSGTCPDPKCQARLFFPAYGVSIECTECGQRHEQRNLLNVEEVTDPDVVLHNLLRNALLGVTAPKKGTEMVKVMGLSNYHCKLLSPILTRYGMDKQTGKAKLLRAMNQGEMFDCALLGDRAFLIDAEHIGTMGYGKDRSGSLLYLHDTLEEIKKANSNQECLIPVHVDGDGHCLVHAVSRALVGRELFWHALRENLKQHFKLNLDRYKALFHDFIDAAEWEDIINECDPLFVPPEGVPLGLRNIHIFGLANVLHRPIILLDSLSGMRSCGDYSATFLPGLVPEEKCWGKDGQLNKPICIAWSSSGRNHYIPLVGIKRGPLPRLPLKLLPKAWGVPQELIRKYIQFDDDSCTLGGDRSLQDKYLQRLVAAMEEIFLKTHDIHPSLVADVHQYIYRRTGVIGIQPEDVTEAAKKAVIENRLQKCLICGALSELHVPTEWLAPGGKLYNLATSTHGQLKPDKNYSFPVNHLVCSYDPKEDVLVPDYNLSHLTSCNWCHGTSMRHVRGDGSVVYLDGDRTNARSAGGKCGCGYKHYWEGKEYDNLPEAFPITLEWNGRVVRETVYWFQYESEVALNSNVYDVAMKLVTKHFPGEFGSEILIQKVVNTILHHTAKKNPDEYTPVTVEGAHSRRVGDLQDEPASEPHLPTKIILMGQKSKTLHKEELNMSKTERGIQQNIIDHAAIVQKRKTDKLRQDQKVPGQPSSPGIIKDGSSSAPATPIKSPYSASPTKEKKIRVTTSDGRQATLTLQASVTFSEFQESIAKEFNLPPHLQCIRHGFPPKELHPPKVGWENEVLPLQHGDRVSVEILKDSKEPVPAASTSAAHSWKTEEPEASGRGSVKDMQDHIDLEMSSLCLLATLMGEDVWSYAKKLPHLFEQGGVFYNTMKKDVGLADGKHFTLPHLPGKTFVYNGTDDRLELCIDPAGHIPIGPDIDNLIKEALSQLRSEGGSRSREGSPSSHGGMKLGSGGVVRKKSEQMPNVTAFQGKGHSLGTASSSPQLEQRHSREMQVPRKQSTGSSSGADLSYGIGRSSPKHGASPPKSSSGDSQLIRMAPGFVTMRDGRQLDPNLIEAQRKKLQEMVSSIQASMDKHLKDQNAEQSVPNEVPESKVHSTTSSVQLIMRTESLHTDALETPSITPQAGDNENLSMETTSVGVELLSHPSIPSSKAQNGNLLNEDLEEMDSQEIEGTIEPMDHS